A DNA window from Penaeus vannamei isolate JL-2024 chromosome 5, ASM4276789v1, whole genome shotgun sequence contains the following coding sequences:
- the LOC113823709 gene encoding tigger transposable element-derived protein 4 isoform X2, giving the protein MEDLHRLSSSTCTELERLAAAAATMGYSESLVAAHQPPLSVGGPVLPPQFPPDHYQRQYSRHEPHPRPAYEQVSRHPPPNAHHQPAPPAHAHAPPTVQYITDRAPPYGRGGQFLPMVDMQYNNPNVVAPQTHTEPQFQQPPPPEPIQQPVVAPPPDIPLTVAKEKKKPLETSAAKKRKNEQRDAQHPDGHEDLVEEEEKDSNTMEVPSPIEEPGGTLVYPCISCGINLASPELWQDHQLENHSNNVNRRRNGLSLEVKIEIIKRINSGEKQSDMAEEYMVNRSTIKSIMKKSNSYLQCWKKGMFHPDSKRLKGPKREDIEAALYSWYKQAISTGTPVSGPILCAKALAFASKLGHTDFKATHGWLDRFKKRKNIVFGRAPARRKREEEENSSPELKPGEWQTAVLPQLLLEFDPGDVFAVEEIGLLYRTLPTVAPNLRGERCAGGIRSRLRLTVLLCGNMTGTEKFPLLVVGKHPKPSSFRHVKSLPVQYLANQKAWMTSDSFGAWLQDVDSWFVQQGRRVVVIAACLPVHSKPPGGLRSVRLVTAPNGFLGPLRHGVVMSFKRNYRRGILETLVNQLQRDDPTPNKRTRRLNTKLSLLTCLHQLATAWHSVSDAVISASFARAGVNKYGAWGAPPPPPDPSMGAENLTLLHRLRTLGLRIPDMTFDDFVHFDDEVQVCNLNNDDDILAVVTGADKDDDLRYDDEDDEQDEEEDDNEEEGERGPSLSDVEAALSTLRRHIQYQEGAQEMFRVLAHLEYLIYKGQAGGKGVGVQPTTPNPH; this is encoded by the coding sequence ATGGAAGACCTCCATCGCCTAAGCAGCAGTACCTGTACAGAGCTAGAACGTCTAGCTGCTGCTGCAGCTACTATGGGCTATTCAGAATCCTTAGTTGCAGCTCATCAGCCTCCTCTGTCTGTAGGGggtcctgttcttcctcctcagtTTCCACCCGATCATTATCAAAGACAATATTCCCGCCATGAACCACATCCACGGCCTGCATACGAGCAGGTCTCTCGCCACCCTCCTCCAAATGCTCATCACCAGCCAGCGCCACCAGCCCATGCACATGCTCCACCCACTGTCCAGTACATAACAGACAGAGCTCCACCCTATGGGAGAGGAGGCCAGTTCTTGCCTATGGTAGACATGCAATATAACAATCCCAATGTTGTTGCTCCCCAAACTCATACTGAGCCTCAGTTCCAGCAGCCTCCACCTCCAGAACCCATACAACAGCCAGTAGTAGCACCTCCTCCAGACATCCCCCTTACAGTagccaaagagaagaagaaacctcTAGAGACCTCAgcagcgaagaagaggaaaaacgagcAACGGGACGCTCAACATCCAGATGGACATGAAGATttggtagaggaagaagaaaaagacagcaaCACCATGGAAGTACCCTCTCCCATTGAAGAACCAGGAGGAACACtagtatatccatgtatatcatGTGGCATCAATCTTGCATCCCCTGAACTGTGGCAAGACCATCAGTTAGAAAATCATTCCAACAATGTTAACAGACGCAGGAATGGTCTCTCTCTTGAAGTCAAGATTGAGATAATCAAACGCATTAATAGTGGTGAAAAGCAGTCAGACATGGCAGAGGAATATATGGTTAATCGCTCAACAATTAAGTCCATTATGAAAAAATCAAACAGTTATTTACAGTGCTGGAAGAAGGGAATGTTTCACCCAGACAGCAAACGCCTGAAGGGACCCAAGCGTGAAGATATAGAAGCTGCTTTATATTCATGGTATAAGCAAGCCATCAGTACAGGTACACCAGTCTCGGGGCCCATCCTTTGTGCCAAAGCCCTTGCTTTTGCCAGTAAACTTGGTCATACAGATTTTAAAGCAACTCATGGTTGGTTAGACCGttttaagaagaggaaaaatatagtTTTTGGGAGAGCTCCagccaggagaaagagagaagaggaagaaaacagttCTCCAGAACTTAAGCCTGGAGAATGGCAGACTGCTGTGTTACCTCAGTTATTACTTGAATTTGATCCTGGTGATGTATTTGCAGTTGAAGAAATTGGTTTATTATATAGGACTCTACCAACTGTTGCCCCTAATCTGCGAGGGGAGAGATGCGCAGGAGGCATCCGTAGTAGACTGAGACTCACAGTATTATTGTGTGGTAATATGACAGGAACTGAGAAATTTCCATTGCTTGTAGTAGGCAAACATCCGAAGCCTTCAAGTTTTCGCCATGTTAAGAGTCTGCCTGTGCAGTACCTTGCTAATCAGAAGGCATGGATGACCAGTGATAGTTTTGGAGCCTGGTTGCAGGATGTTGACTCCTGGTTTGTACAACAGGGCAGAAGGGTAGTTGTAATTGCAGCATGTTTACCAGTTCATTCCAAGCCTCCTGGTGGTTTGCGATCAGTACGCCTGGTAACTGCTCCAAATGGTTTTCTAGGACCACTGCGCCATGGTGTGGTGATGTCATTCAAGCGAAACTACCGACGTGGTATATTAGAAACTTTGGTGAACCAACTGCAGAGAGACGACCCCACGCCAAACAAGCGCACCCGACGTCTTAACACAAAACTGAGTCTCTTAACTTGTTTACATCAACTGGCCACTGCTTGGCACAGTGTATCTGATGCTGTCATTAGTGCCAGTTTTGCACGTGCAGGAGTTAACAAATATGGAGCTTGGGgtgctcctcccccaccacctgaTCCATCGATGGGGGCTGAAAATTTAACCTTACTTCATCGTCTGCGAACTCTTGGCCTTCGTATCCCAGACATGACTTTTGATGACTTTGTTCACTTTGATGATGAAGTTCAAGTTTGTAAcctgaacaatgatgatgacatccTGGCTGTTGTCACTGGGGCTGACAAAGATGATGACTTGCggtatgatgatgaagatgatgagcaagatgaggaagaagacgataatgaagaggaaggagaacgtGGTCCTTCTCTTAGTGATGTGGAGGCAGCTCTTTCCACATTAAGAAGACACATCCAGTACCAAGAGGGAGCTCAGGAAATGTTTCGTGTTCTGGCTCACCTGGAGTACCTCATATACAAAGGTCAGGCAGGTGGAAAGGGAGTTGGTGTTCAGCCTACCACCCCAAACCCTCACTAG